In Chryseobacterium gotjawalense, the following are encoded in one genomic region:
- a CDS encoding Tex family protein, which yields MTATGFIQKSLNLSEKNISATLKLLAEDCTIPFISRYRKDATGNLDEVQIEDIFKLNKQFDEMVKRKESILKSIEEQNALTPNLKQRIEESFDLQELEDLYLPFKKKRKTKADAAKEKGLEPLAKIIMSQNANDLPFLASKYLNEKVSSEEEALQGARDIMAEWINENMYVRKNLRRLFQRKALISSKVVKSKLEEETAQKFKQYFDWQESLNRIPSHRLLAMLRAETEGFVKTKIEIDKEEAIDFIEQTLIKSNNESADQIALAIKDSYKRLLEPAISNETLQEAKEKADQKAIEIFAENLRQLLLAPPLGEKRILAVDPGFKSGCKIVCLDEKGDLLHNETIYPHAPQNETGMAMKKIRSLVNSFNIEAISIGNGTASRETEFFIKKIAFDKPPQVFIVSEAGASVYSASKIARDEFPSFDVTVRGAISIGRRLSDPLAELVKIDAKSIGVGQYQHDVDQTQLKNELDSTVMKCVNSVGINLNTASKSLLSYVSGIGEKMAENIVNYRTENGAFEDRKQLKKVPRLGEKAYQQAAAFIRITNAKNPLDNSAVHPEAYAIVEKMAKDLGLKTIDLIANKGKIQTIAPEKYVTETIGILGIKDILKELEKPGLDPRKAAKVFEFDPTVKSIKNLKPGMILPGIVNNITAFGCFVDLGIKESGLVHISQLKEGFVSDVNEVVKLHQHVQVKVVEVDEDRKRVQLSMIL from the coding sequence ATGACGGCGACCGGTTTTATCCAAAAATCCCTTAATCTCTCAGAGAAAAACATCAGCGCTACTTTGAAACTGCTGGCAGAAGACTGCACCATTCCCTTCATTTCGCGCTACCGGAAAGATGCCACCGGAAATCTGGATGAAGTTCAAATTGAAGACATTTTCAAACTCAACAAGCAGTTTGATGAAATGGTAAAACGGAAAGAAAGCATTCTGAAATCAATTGAAGAACAGAACGCTTTAACCCCCAATTTAAAGCAAAGAATTGAGGAAAGTTTCGATCTTCAGGAACTGGAAGACCTGTATTTGCCTTTCAAAAAAAAGCGCAAAACAAAAGCCGATGCTGCGAAAGAAAAAGGCCTGGAACCTCTGGCAAAAATCATCATGAGCCAGAATGCCAATGATTTACCGTTTTTAGCCTCAAAATATTTGAATGAAAAGGTGAGTTCGGAAGAAGAAGCTTTGCAGGGTGCGAGAGATATTATGGCAGAATGGATCAATGAAAATATGTACGTGCGGAAAAACCTGCGCCGGCTTTTTCAGCGAAAGGCGCTCATTTCTTCAAAAGTGGTGAAAAGCAAATTGGAAGAGGAAACTGCGCAGAAATTCAAACAGTATTTCGACTGGCAAGAAAGCCTGAACAGAATCCCGTCTCACCGGCTGTTGGCGATGCTGCGTGCAGAAACGGAAGGTTTTGTGAAAACCAAAATAGAAATCGACAAAGAAGAAGCGATTGATTTTATAGAACAAACCCTCATTAAATCAAATAATGAATCTGCAGATCAGATTGCTTTGGCCATCAAAGACAGTTACAAAAGATTGCTGGAGCCCGCTATTTCCAACGAAACTTTGCAGGAAGCGAAAGAAAAAGCCGATCAGAAAGCCATCGAAATCTTTGCAGAAAATCTGAGGCAATTGCTGCTCGCTCCCCCATTGGGCGAAAAGCGGATTTTAGCGGTCGATCCCGGTTTTAAAAGCGGATGCAAAATCGTCTGCCTCGATGAAAAAGGGGATCTGCTGCACAATGAAACCATTTACCCCCATGCGCCGCAAAACGAAACGGGGATGGCGATGAAGAAAATCCGTTCTTTGGTGAATTCCTTTAACATTGAAGCGATTTCGATTGGAAACGGAACGGCCAGTCGGGAAACTGAATTTTTTATTAAGAAGATCGCTTTCGATAAACCGCCTCAGGTTTTCATCGTTTCCGAAGCCGGCGCATCGGTGTATTCTGCAAGTAAAATTGCGAGAGATGAATTCCCCAGTTTTGATGTAACCGTTCGTGGCGCCATTTCAATCGGAAGAAGACTGTCCGATCCTTTAGCGGAGTTGGTTAAAATTGATGCAAAATCGATTGGTGTCGGACAATATCAGCACGATGTCGATCAAACACAATTGAAAAACGAACTGGATTCTACGGTAATGAAATGCGTGAATTCTGTTGGCATTAATTTAAATACCGCAAGCAAATCTCTATTGAGTTACGTTTCGGGAATCGGCGAAAAAATGGCAGAAAACATCGTGAATTACCGCACAGAAAACGGGGCTTTTGAAGACCGGAAGCAATTGAAAAAAGTTCCGCGTTTGGGCGAAAAAGCTTACCAGCAAGCCGCAGCTTTTATTAGAATTACGAATGCGAAAAATCCTTTGGATAATTCGGCGGTTCATCCGGAAGCTTATGCAATAGTGGAAAAAATGGCGAAAGATTTGGGTTTAAAAACCATCGACCTGATCGCGAATAAAGGAAAAATTCAAACCATTGCTCCTGAAAAATACGTGACCGAAACCATAGGGATTTTAGGAATTAAAGACATTTTAAAAGAACTGGAAAAACCCGGACTGGATCCCCGAAAAGCGGCGAAAGTGTTTGAATTTGATCCAACGGTGAAAAGCATTAAAAACTTAAAACCCGGAATGATTCTCCCCGGAATTGTGAATAATATTACCGCTTTCGGTTGTTTCGTAGATTTGGGAATTAAAGAAAGCGGCTTGGTTCATATTTCCCAGCTCAAAGAAGGTTTCGTTTCGGATGTGAATGAAGTGGTAAAACTGCATCAGCATGTTCAGGTGAAAGTGGTGGAAGTTGATGAGGACAGGAAAAGAGTGCAGTTGAGTATGATTCTGTGA
- a CDS encoding NTF2 fold immunity protein → MKKGILVTLLIFMCGLLLYYFGFSEEKYISENQQVINCEECLVKDEETAIKIAENKLFVMYGKSKIEEERPYNIDLVHNKVWVITGSLNAGILEKLLSGGMPMLGGAFEIKINAKDGKTINITHDK, encoded by the coding sequence ATGAAAAAAGGAATATTAGTAACTCTACTGATTTTTATGTGTGGTTTGCTTTTGTATTATTTCGGTTTCTCTGAGGAAAAGTATATTTCGGAAAATCAACAGGTAATCAACTGTGAAGAATGTCTCGTCAAAGATGAAGAAACCGCAATCAAAATAGCTGAGAATAAATTATTTGTTATGTATGGAAAATCAAAAATTGAAGAAGAAAGACCATACAATATCGACTTGGTTCATAATAAAGTATGGGTGATCACTGGGAGTTTAAACGCAGGAATTTTGGAGAAATTATTATCCGGAGGTATGCCTATGCTTGGAGGAGCATTCGAAATTAAGATCAACGCGAAGGATGGAAAAACAATAAACATAACTCATGATAAATAA
- a CDS encoding amidohydrolase family protein, which produces MKKSVFKILSFTLFISGAVSAQRPAPAPKQTVPVAITGATLHTGTGTVLQNASLVFDNGKITGINSPIPANAKVINASGKQVYPGFILVNNSLGLVEVSATKATVDFVESNGFMPEVRTLIAFNTDSHVIPTVRTNGVLLAQPVLGSGILKGTSSVMNLDGWNWQDAVVATDNVLHLSWPANRKFTDEKRNKEIKERRDASIRELKTLFARAKAYQPKNGVKDYKLEAIAPVLNGDKILFADVSGANEALEVIKFAQDYGVKKTVLLGDSSLESVLDDIKKSGFPLIISNPHSLPPNESTSPRLPYEFAKLVSDKGILHGLDYSARKDFSDSRNLPFLAGTTAAYGLDKEKALQSITLNLAKILAIDKDYGSLEVGKSATLFISDGDALDQLTNNVTEAFIDGRQIDLNNQQKELYKRYKEKYSGAE; this is translated from the coding sequence ACCCTGCACACCGGGACAGGCACGGTACTTCAGAATGCTTCCCTTGTTTTCGACAACGGAAAAATCACCGGCATCAATTCGCCCATCCCTGCGAACGCCAAAGTGATCAACGCTTCCGGAAAACAGGTCTATCCGGGCTTTATCCTTGTCAATAATTCCCTTGGACTGGTCGAAGTATCCGCGACCAAAGCCACGGTGGATTTCGTAGAATCCAACGGCTTCATGCCGGAAGTACGGACTTTAATCGCTTTCAACACCGACAGTCACGTTATCCCGACCGTCCGTACCAATGGCGTGCTTCTGGCTCAGCCCGTGTTGGGAAGCGGAATCCTGAAAGGAACTTCTTCTGTGATGAATCTCGACGGCTGGAACTGGCAGGACGCCGTGGTGGCCACCGATAATGTGCTCCATCTTTCCTGGCCGGCGAACCGCAAGTTCACCGATGAAAAAAGGAATAAGGAAATAAAAGAACGGCGCGATGCTTCCATCCGGGAACTGAAAACCCTGTTTGCCAGAGCCAAAGCGTACCAACCCAAAAACGGCGTTAAAGATTATAAACTGGAAGCCATTGCTCCCGTGCTGAACGGTGATAAAATTCTGTTTGCCGACGTTTCAGGTGCCAATGAAGCACTGGAAGTCATTAAGTTCGCTCAGGATTATGGCGTGAAAAAGACGGTACTTCTGGGCGATTCAAGTCTTGAAAGTGTTCTGGATGACATTAAAAAAAGCGGTTTCCCGCTCATCATCAGCAATCCGCATTCACTGCCGCCCAACGAATCCACTTCGCCGAGACTTCCTTACGAATTTGCCAAACTGGTTTCAGACAAAGGAATCCTGCACGGTCTGGATTACAGCGCCAGAAAGGATTTCTCCGATTCCCGGAACCTGCCTTTCCTTGCCGGAACCACCGCGGCGTATGGCCTCGATAAAGAGAAAGCCCTGCAGAGCATCACGCTGAACCTGGCGAAAATATTAGCCATCGACAAAGATTACGGCAGTCTGGAAGTGGGCAAAAGTGCCACCCTTTTCATCTCCGACGGCGATGCGCTGGATCAGCTCACCAACAATGTCACCGAAGCCTTTATCGACGGCCGACAGATTGACCTCAATAACCAGCAGAAAGAGCTTTACAAAAGATATAAGGAGAAGTATTCAGGAGCGGAATGA